A window of Phragmites australis chromosome 15, lpPhrAust1.1, whole genome shotgun sequence genomic DNA:
gagagagagagagagagagagagagagagagagaagggcaaATAACGACTTTGCTCATCTGAAAGAAGTAGTAAAAAACGACTTTGGTATTCAAAGCCAGACAGGAAATAGCTTGTGATGGAACGAAAGAGCTGCGCAGATTTCTTTGTTAATCTAAACCAAGTCATCCACCATTATGCTGCGCCTGAACAAAGAAATGGCCCTTGCAGCCATGCATAGATCATGCTCAGCAAATGTGTTAAAGAAGAAAGGGGGCATATATTGACATGGATTCCTATACACTCAGACGAATGTTACAGACGTGAGTTACACCACAACTGGCGGTTTCCCCTTTCATGCCCCTGCAGCTCACGCGCGCAGGGACGGCAGTGTCACCTATGTACAAAGGTATCTTGCCTGCTGCCTGCcttcaagaggaggaggaggacgacgacgacgggcgTGGTCTCTCTCATCATGGCTCCCGCGCCAAGAGGCGATCAGCAGAAACAGGAGCAAATGCACGAGACGATCGAGATCCGACCCAAGAAAGACCAACAAGGGTCGTGTGCTGCCTAATGATCAGTTAGTGGACACTTAGAAGTCTATGATGGGCTCGCCGATGGTGAGGTTCCGCTCCACCGTCCACGGCAGGTTGAAGAGCTTGGCCGTGATGAACTTGAAGATCTTGTTCACGTTGATGTTGTGCGTTGAGCTCGAGAAGAAGAGGGTCGCCTTCATCGCTCTTGCGTATGCTCTGGCCTGCAAACCACATACATCCATCAGAAAAAAAACACAGCACAGCTTGTTACCCTGAACTGGCCTAGTACATGTTCGTGACAGAAAGTGATTTACATGGGAAAAACTGATCAAACAATGCAGCTGCCAAAGTAACAACTCCTGAACTCGGAAGAAACACAGCTAAGCCATAGGCGTCAGGCTCTCGTTAGCATTGCCCCTCGTTCTCTTGGTTAGCTGCAATGCAGCCGTCGTTATTTTAGCATGTCAGGTGAGTAGTGACCATCAATCTGCATCCCTGTAGCCTAAGGCCCACAGTGAAGCTTGACGTATAATTTGGACCTGTGCCAGTCAGTAGCAAAGTGGACAAGAAATGGAAAGCCGACCCATGATAATGATAAATTTTCATCATTTGACCCCTCCAGTTTGTCGTTCATGGCGAACTTGCATCTCCTCAACACGTGTTTGGGCCTACTACTTGTTCACTATGGCTCTGATCAACCGAGGCCCACTGGCGTCAATGTGCAACAATAGGCAGTGCTCTCCGATTAGCAGTCTTAATAGTCCTCTGTACTCGGTTCAGGTTCTGATGTGGGTCCTCTTGTCGCTGTCGCACGCGTACCCAAACTCACGAGATACCCGTGGATGCAATCAAACTAGAAATCTTGGATTTATGGCTGCGTATTAAcaagcttcaaatctttcaccTAGAAAGAATCAAGAACAGTTTTCTAATGACGGGTTATGGTAATTTTTAAATCACACTTGGTAACCATGAATCACACTTGACCCACTCGAGGTTAAATTTCTGACCATGGTTAAACTGCACTGTTTCAGATGAAACAAACATGTGCAACACAGCTCCCAGCCTCCCCTTGTCAGGACCAAGGCGATGTCTTATCTTTCTATGCTGGCATCAGATAAACTATATCGGAGATGCTGAAGGCCCCATATCCAAGAAACAAAGCAATTGAGAACACCATTTCGATTCGGACAAACTATTGTAAAAATGCACAACTCACCTGATTAACAATGGCCCATTGCATTTCAAGAGGAAGCTGAGCAAAGTcgtcaaactttgtcccgattAGGATTGGAATAGCCGTCTGTATGCCAGGAAAAAAATGGACTTTTCAGTTGCAATACCAAGCACAATGAACACTACAATTCATACAGAGCACTGCTAAAAGCATACGAGGAAATCTCAGAGTCATTAAATTGTTACAAATAGTGATATGAGGAATGCAATTATACCATTGGTCAGCCCATCTACTATTGACTGTTCGCAGCAATTTgtaaacaatttttttcatatctTCAATCAATAAGACATATCCAGCTATAACATCAGAGGCAACACAAAGTAAATCTGAAATCCACAGGAAATTGTCAACATAGAAATGCACCAACCTTATTCCATTTCCTCGCCCTCTCGTACCAATCTATAATACTGCATCAATCAAACGATAACCAGAAATGAACACCAAATAAGAGTTTGCCCTGAAGTTCTGAATTTTGTTTGGAATTGATCTGAATACTAACTTATTAAGCGTGCACCGGCTCGTGAGATCGAACATGTACAAGATCGCCACGGCGTCCTTGCACGCGATCGGGACGTGGTCGACAAACTGGCTGCCTCCTGCATCCATTacgcaagtgggggaaaacctCATCAAGAAAGGTTGGAAACTTGGCGTTTGAGCCAAAGCAACAAGGAAAGAAACATAATTGCTTTATCAATGGGCAGGAGTTACCTGCCACATCCCAGATGCTGTAGGCAATCCTAGCTCCCCGGACGGCCAACGTCTTGTCCATCAGATTCAGGCCCGTCATCTGCAAGCCGTTCTGCTCCTCCCCATTCCCCACATACTTAACCTGCAGATGAACAGCCACAATAAGATTAAATTTACAGTGATGATGCATGTCATTGTGATACCTTGATTGCTGAATCTagctccactttttgatggttTGTTGGCCAAA
This region includes:
- the LOC133892694 gene encoding septum-promoting GTP-binding protein 1-like, translated to MTTTTPTMNVAAVAQLCAGGRRRKTAGLDLRWARLLRFAVVSRVLRLVRDQLLSCSTCGGCGGGRRYRRLVPPAHGGVAGGALLSPVARDEDGDADAASDVEDVVSLKVSLLGDCQIGKTSFMVKYVGNGEEQNGLQMTGLNLMDKTLAVRGARIAYSIWDVAGGSQFVDHVPIACKDAVAILYMFDLTSRCTLNNIIDWYERARKWNKTAIPILIGTKFDDFAQLPLEMQWAIVNQARAYARAMKATLFFSSSTHNINVNKIFKFITAKLFNLPWTVERNLTIGEPIIDF